The segment AACTCCCGGGGCATGGCCTCGAATGCGACGGAAACGTGGTCCGGTACGCGCGATTCGCTGGATCCACCGGCCGTCGCCCCTCTCGCCCCCGAGCGGGCCGGACACGGTGCGTATCCGCTGCCCTCACCGCCGGTACTCGCGCTTCACCATCGACGGCACGCAGACATGAAAAGACCCCGCCCAGCATCTCTGCGCTGGCGGGGTCTTCAGGCACCTCATTCAAGGTGCCCCCGGCAGGATTCGAACCTGCGCACACGGCTCCGGAGGCCGTTGCTCTATCCCCTGAGCTACGGGGGCGTTGTCGCTGTGTGTTGCGGCGACGGGTAGAACCCTACCAGCTCTGATGGGGTGTTCATGAACAGGTTTCGTCGGTGGCGGGTACGGGGGGTGCGGCCGGCTGACCGGGCCGTAGCGCATGTGCGGGCCGTGGTGCGGGACGCTCGGGGAAAGGTCCCTCGCACGGGGGCGGAAGTGGGGAAAACCGGGACGCAGTCGCAGGTGGGGTCCTAGTCTCATGGTGTGCCTGGCTTGTCCGGTCGGATCCTTGTTGTCGACGACAACAAGGTGATCCGCCAGTTGATCAGGGTCAATCTCGAGCTGGAGGGCTTCGAGGTCGTGACCGCGGCTGATGGTGCCGAATGTCTGGATGTCGTGCACCACGTGAGACCTGATGTCGTGACCCTTGATGTCGTGATGCCGCGGCTCAACGGTCTGCACACCGCGGCGCGATTGCGCTCCGATCCGCGGACGTGGGACATCCCGATCGCCATCGTCAGTGCGTGCACCCAGGGTGAGGTGGACAACGGCGAATCGGTGGGCGTGGACGCGTTTCTCGCGAAGCCTTTCGAGCCGGCCGAGCTGGTGCGGATCGTGGGGATGCTGGTGCGGGAGGGGCGGCAGCGGCAACGCGAGCGTGGGCCCGAGGGTGGGGCCGGGGAAGAGGACGGGGAAAGCGACGGGGGCGGGGGAGCGGCGGGGCGTGCTGCCCCGTCCGGTGGGGTCGCGGCGTCCGGTGGGGTCGGCATGGTGGATACGGGCGGGGAGTAGCCGGACGTGGTGACCGGGCGCCCTGGAGCGTGACGGGGAGTGTCCACAGGGCGAAACCGGGTCGCATGGGTACCCCGGGTCTCCCATACGCTTGTCCTGTGACCCCCGCTGAGCTCGCCCGTACCGTCCTGCGCTCCGTGCGTGGTGCGGTGGAGGAGCAGGAGCTCTCCGTGGCCGTGCCGGCGCGGATCGTGGTGCAGCCGCCGCCGCGGCCCGGGTGTGGGGACTACGCCTCCAATGTCGCGCTCCAGCTTGCCCAGCAGGCGGGGCGGCCGGCTCACGAGGTCGCCGAGATTCTGCGGAAGCGGCTGAGCGGAAGCGCCGGGATCGCCCGGGTCGAGATCGCCGGGCCGGGGTTCTTGAACTTCACGTTGGGGGACGGGGCGCAGGTCGCGTTGGTACGGGAGGTACTGGCGCGGGGGGAGAGCTACGGGGGACCGGCTGCGGGGCAGAGCCGGGTGACGGCTGCCCCGGCGACCAGCTCCGCGACCGCCTCGGCTGCCCACACTGCGACCGACCCGGCGACTGCCCCTGCGGCCGGCCCCACGACTGCCCCGGCAGGTGACGCCCGCGCCGTCGTCGTCGCCGAGGCGCTCGCGCGGATCGACACGGCGGCCGGGCTCGGTGGTCGCCGTGTCGCCGGTGAACAGCCCGTTCTCACGCCCACTCCGTACGACCTCGCCACTCTCGTCGCCCGCCTCGGCGCCGACGAAGCGCGCTGGGTGTTGTTGCGGCCGGCCGCGCAGGATCCGGTGCGGGTGCCCGAGCGGCCGGTGCAGCGGGAGAGCAATCCGCGGTTCCGGGTGCAGTACGCGTATGCGCGGGCGCGGGCGCTCGGGCGTCACGCACGGGAGCTGGGGTTCGGGAGTGAGCCGGGGGACGTGGGTGCTCCGGTTCGGGGGCAGGCCGCGGACGACGGCTCGTCGGACGGGGCCGGGTCCGCCGCGCAGGCCCTGAAGAGCTTTCACACCCTTCTCGCCACCTACCCCTCCGCCGTCGAGAGCGCCGCGCGGCTGCGGGCGCCGGACCGGGTGGTGCGGCATCTGGAGGCCACGGCGGACGCGTTCTTCCGGTGGCATGACGTCTATCCGCCGCTGCCCGTCGGGGAGCAGAAACCCTTGGCCGTGCATCGCTCCCGGCTGGCCCTTGCCGAGGCCGGCCGGACGGTGCTCGCCAACGGCCTGCGACTGCTCGGCATCTCCGCTCCCGAACACCTCTGAACGATTTTGAGGGGATCTCCACTGTCATGAGCCGTTCCGCGCACCCCGCAGGACCCCGGCACGCCGATGTGCTGCCCGAGGGGCACTACGCCGGGCCGCCCGCCGATCTGAACACCCTCGACCCGCGGGTCTGGTCCCGTACGGTCCAGCGCGACGCCGACGGTGTGGTCACCGTCGGCGGGCTGGATGTCGCCGCGCTCGCCGCGGAATTCGGCACTCCGGCGTATTTCCTGGACGAGGACGACTTCCGGGCGCGCTGCCGGGCCTGGAAGGACGCCTTCGGGCCGGGAGCCGATGTCTTCTACGCCGGGAAGGCGTTCCTGTCCCGGGCCATCGTGCGGTGGCTGCACGAAGAGGGCCTGAACCTCGACGTCTGTTCCGGGGGCGAGCTGGCGACGGCGCTGGCGGCCGGAATGCCTCCCGAGCAGATCGCGCTGCACGGGAACAACAAGAGCACCGAGGAGATCACCCGGGCCGTCGAGGTGGGCGTCGGGCGGATCGTGCTCGATTCCTTCCAGGAAATGGTGCGGGTCGCCCATGTCGCGGAGCGGCTGGGCAAGCGGCAGCGGGTGCAGATCCGGGTCACGGTCGGTGTCGAGGCGCATACGCATGAATTCATCGCGACCGCGCACGAGGACCAGAAGTTCGGTATCGCGCTGGCGGGCGGGCAGGCGGCGGAGGCCGTGCGCCGGGCGCTCAAGCTGGACGGCCTGGAGCTCATCGGAATTCACAGCCATATCGGGTCGCAGATTTTCGATATGGCGGGATTCGAGGTCTCGGCCCGCCGGGTGGTGCAGCTGCTGACCGAGGTACGGGACGAG is part of the Streptomyces platensis genome and harbors:
- a CDS encoding response regulator — encoded protein: MPGLSGRILVVDDNKVIRQLIRVNLELEGFEVVTAADGAECLDVVHHVRPDVVTLDVVMPRLNGLHTAARLRSDPRTWDIPIAIVSACTQGEVDNGESVGVDAFLAKPFEPAELVRIVGMLVREGRQRQRERGPEGGAGEEDGESDGGGGAAGRAAPSGGVAASGGVGMVDTGGE
- the nrtL gene encoding ArgS-related anticodon-binding protein NrtL: MTPAELARTVLRSVRGAVEEQELSVAVPARIVVQPPPRPGCGDYASNVALQLAQQAGRPAHEVAEILRKRLSGSAGIARVEIAGPGFLNFTLGDGAQVALVREVLARGESYGGPAAGQSRVTAAPATSSATASAAHTATDPATAPAAGPTTAPAGDARAVVVAEALARIDTAAGLGGRRVAGEQPVLTPTPYDLATLVARLGADEARWVLLRPAAQDPVRVPERPVQRESNPRFRVQYAYARARALGRHARELGFGSEPGDVGAPVRGQAADDGSSDGAGSAAQALKSFHTLLATYPSAVESAARLRAPDRVVRHLEATADAFFRWHDVYPPLPVGEQKPLAVHRSRLALAEAGRTVLANGLRLLGISAPEHL
- the lysA gene encoding diaminopimelate decarboxylase; the encoded protein is MSRSAHPAGPRHADVLPEGHYAGPPADLNTLDPRVWSRTVQRDADGVVTVGGLDVAALAAEFGTPAYFLDEDDFRARCRAWKDAFGPGADVFYAGKAFLSRAIVRWLHEEGLNLDVCSGGELATALAAGMPPEQIALHGNNKSTEEITRAVEVGVGRIVLDSFQEMVRVAHVAERLGKRQRVQIRVTVGVEAHTHEFIATAHEDQKFGIALAGGQAAEAVRRALKLDGLELIGIHSHIGSQIFDMAGFEVSARRVVQLLTEVRDEHGIELPEIDLGGGLGIAYTSDDDPREPHEIATALGEIVRRECESAGLRMPRLSVEPGRAIVGPTAFTLYEVGTVKELEGLRTYVSVDGGMSDNIRTALYDAEYSVALVSRTSDAEPMLSRVVGKHCESGDIVVRDAFLPADVAPGDLLAVPATGAYCRSMASNYNHSLRPPVVAVKDGAARVIVRRETEEDLLRLDVG